The following are from one region of the Panulirus ornatus isolate Po-2019 chromosome 48, ASM3632096v1, whole genome shotgun sequence genome:
- the LOC139763955 gene encoding UDP-glycosyltransferase UGT5-like: MAYPFLHEVPFITIVPPGMNPHQSAVLGNVLNPAYFVHLLLDFPPHMTFWQRFLNMLMHVIYPFYWRTWMVMPMIQREISRQFPKLPSLLELEGNVSLTLLNSHFSINTPLPLLPSQVEIGTIHCRPANSLPQEVESWITGAGSEGVIYFSLGSFTSSKSMPVQYRDLFVQAFHRLPQRIIWKYEGELEGVSDNVMISKWLPQQDILGEFLMGSALDKHTGPGTASLLFVNTIMFDNTLDHHRSAIMVASTMMRTLTLDHSR; the protein is encoded by the exons ATGGCATATCCGTTCCTACATGAGGTACCCTTCATCACCATCGTCCCACCGGGGATGAATCCCCACCAAAGCGCCGTCCTGGGAAATGTCCTCAACCCTGCATACTTTGTTCACTTACTGCTCGACTTCCCTCCACACATGACGTTCTGGCAACGTTTTCTGAACATGCTGATGCACGTGATATATCCCTTCTACTGGAGGACCTGGATGGTTATGCCTATGATACAGAGAGAA ATCTCTAGACAGTTCCCGAAGTTACCGTCGCTGCTGGAGCTGGAGGGGAACGTGAGTCTGACGCTACTCAACAGTCACTTCAGCATCAACACACCACTGCCACTCCTGCCTTCACAGGTAGAAATAGGCACCATACACTGTCGCCCTGCTAATTCTCTGCCTCAG GAAGTGGAGTCGTGGATCACGGGTGCGGGGTCTGAGGGCGTCATCTACTTCAGTCTGGGTTCTTTCACCAGTAGTAAATCCATGCCAGTCCAATACCGTGACCTCTTCGTCCAGGCTTTCCATAGGCTGCCGCAGCGCATCATCTGGAAATACGAGGGAGAGCTGGAAGGTGTGTCTGATAATGTGATGATCAGCAAGTGGCTTCCCCAGCAGGACATCCTGGGTGAGTTCCTCATGGGATCAGCTCTTGATAAACACACAGGACCAGGGACTGCCAGTCTCCTGTTCGTCAACACCATTATGTTTGATAACACTTTAGATCATCACCGAAGCGCCATCATGGTCGCCAGCACTATGATGAGAACCCTTACATTAGACCATAG